Part of the Nocardia farcinica genome is shown below.
GCCGGGAGCGAGGCGGTGCAGGGACTGCATGTTCGCGAAGACGCCGGTGTCGGAGGCCACGGTGAACGGGCCCGGGGTGGCCGCGGCCAGGAGCTGGCGGAGGTCGGTGGTCAGGTCGCGGATCTGCGCGCTCATCAGTCGGCCTCCTGCACTGTGCACAGCAGGTGACGCATGCCGCGCGGAAGATCCGACCTGCCCACAGATTCGATCGCCTCGGCGCAGGTCATCAGCTGGCGGTGATCGCCGTGGACGAACCGGCGGCCCTCGGCCTCGGTGACGATCAGGTAGCCGATCGGCTCCCGCTGTGCCTCCAGCTCGGCGACGCGGGCGCGCAGCTGTCCGTTGACGTCGAGGTGCCGGATCCGTGCAGCGTTCGCCTCAGACAGCGCCGCCTCCAGCTCGGCCGCGCGGGCGCGGGCTTCCTCGGCCTCATCGAGAGCGTCGAGCAGCACAGGAAAGTTGTTGCCAGCCCACACCAGCAGGTCGGTGGTGGGTGCGGCGTCCCCCTCCGAGGACAGGACAACGCGACGTTCACCGCTGTCGAGGACCGCGGCGTAGAGGCGGGCGTAGAGGCGGCGTCCCTCGGCGGTCAGCTGACGGATCTTCATCGGCGTACCTCCAGCTGCCTGTACGCCTGCACGGGGATGTCGTAGAGGTCGGCGGCTGCGGCGACGGGATCGGTGTGGTGGCCGGGCACGACCAGCCCGAACCGGTGGCGGGTGCCGTCACGCTCAGGTGACCCGTTGGTGCACAGCAGGATCCGGGCGGGCTCCTCGAACATGTCGGAGAGGGTGTCAGGCAGGTCGTAGAGTGCGAGCGTGTGCGGGGCATTGCCCGGATCGGGTACGGCGTCGCCTACTTGCCTCATGCCGGATGAGGCGATGAAGACATCCCAGCCCATGCGCTCGATCGCGCACCTGCGCACCTCGGCATTGGGCTCACGCAGGATCCGCGCGGTGTCCCATCCGGTCTCGATCAGGTCGGCGGGCACGCGGGTGCCGTGCCAGGCGTGCACGGCGAATCCGTCCCGGTACAGCACGGCCGGTCCGGCCGCGCTGTGCAGGCGTCCGTCTTTGTCCCGGCTGATGACGGACGGGCGGTCGGTGAGGACGACCGCATCGCGCATCGGCCACCACCAGCCTGCCGAGCGCTCGATCTCGACCAGTCCGTCCAGGCGTGAGACGTCGATCCCGAGCCGGCCGAGCGCGGCGTAGAAGGACAGCCAGCCGCATTCCCATCGGCCGAGCGCGCCGGTGCACCAGTCCTCCACCTGGGCCCACACCTGGTCCCCCACCTGGGCCCACACCTGGTCCCCCACCTGGTCCTCCACCTGGGCCCACACCTGGTCCTCCACCTGGGCCCACACCTGGTCCCCCACCTGGGCCCGCACCTGGTCCCCCACCTGGGCCCGCACCTGGTCCCCACCTGGGCCCGCACCTGGTCCCCCACCTGGGCCCGCACCTGGTCCCCCACCTGGGCCCACACCTGGTCCCCCACCTGGGCCCACACCTGGTCCCCCACCTGGTCCTCCACCTGGGCCCACACCTGGTCCCCCACCTGGGCCCACACCTGGTCCCCCACCTGGGCCCACACCTGGTCCCCCACCTGGTCCCCCACCTGGGCCCACACCTGGTCCCCCACCTGGGCCCACACCTGGTCCCCCACCTGGGCCCACACCTGGGCCCACACCTGGGCCTGCACCTGGGCCCGCACCTGGGCCTGCACGCGGGCCGAGGTGCGCGGGGGGTGCGGACGATGGCCTGGCCGATCGCACCGGCAAGGGGGGAGTCGAGCCAGATCACCAGCCGGGGCGGCTCCAGACCGGCCGCCGCGTACGCTTTGCGGACCCCGGCCTCAGCAGCAGCGCGGTCGGCAGGCTCGGTAGACAACCCTGCCCGAATCCACTCGTCGCGGATCACAGGCAGCATTGCGGCCTGCTCGTCGGTCAGCTGATCGATGCGCATCAGTCAGCCACCATCCGCCACTCGTCGGCCAGCTCCCGCTGACGCCGCACCTGATACGTGCCGGGCAGGATCTCCAGTCCGCCGTGCTCCTGATGGATCAGCACCGCCGTGCTGCCCTCCGGCACAGTGAGCAGTCCGAGCAGCACATCCCCGGCCCCGGCCGGGGTGTGGGGGGTGTAGAAGCAGGGCCGGACGGATGCAGGGTGTGGGTGTGGCTGCTGGCCTCCGATGCCACGACCACGACACGAGAGGGCATCACGGTGCGGGCCGGGGCGAGCGTGACACGCAGGATCAGCACATCGCCCTGCGCGGCGGCACGGGACACGCGCGGGATCTCGGCGGTGTGGTCGAGCCAGTCGTGGACGGTGACGCCGGTGAAGGCGACGGCGTCGGCGAGAGTCTGCATGAGGTGAATTTCCTTTCGTAGGGCAGCGGGCGGGTAGTAGCCGGACATGGTCAGTGCGG
Proteins encoded:
- a CDS encoding DUF6745 domain-containing protein, with product MRAQVGDQVRAQVGDQVWAQVEDQVWAQVEDQVGDQVWAQVGDQVWAQVEDWCTGALGRWECGWLSFYAALGRLGIDVSRLDGLVEIERSAGWWWPMRDAVVLTDRPSVISRDKDGRLHSAAGPAVLYRDGFAVHAWHGTRVPADLIETGWDTARILREPNAEVRRCAIERMGWDVFIASSGMRQVGDAVPDPGNAPHTLALYDLPDTLSDMFEEPARILLCTNGSPERDGTRHRFGLVVPGHHTDPVAAAADLYDIPVQAYRQLEVRR